A region from the Paraburkholderia youngii genome encodes:
- a CDS encoding oxidative damage protection protein has translation MTRMVQCAKLGKEAEGLDFPPLPGELGKRIYESISKEAWQAWLKQQTMLINENRLNMADPRARQYLMKQTEKFFFGEGADTASGYVPPSA, from the coding sequence ATGACTCGTATGGTTCAATGCGCGAAGCTCGGCAAGGAAGCCGAAGGCCTCGATTTCCCGCCGCTGCCGGGCGAACTCGGCAAGCGGATCTACGAAAGTATCTCGAAGGAAGCCTGGCAGGCCTGGTTGAAGCAGCAGACCATGCTGATCAACGAAAACCGCCTGAACATGGCCGATCCGCGCGCGCGTCAGTATCTGATGAAGCAGACCGAAAAGTTCTTCTTCGGCGAAGGCGCGGATACCGCATCGGGCTACGTGCCGCCGTCGGCTTGA